The Spodoptera frugiperda isolate SF20-4 chromosome 2, AGI-APGP_CSIRO_Sfru_2.0, whole genome shotgun sequence genome has a window encoding:
- the LOC118268992 gene encoding putative inorganic phosphate cotransporter, whose product MSAEEVEVKKPKGKFPTRHVQTMMMFFALVICYGMRVNMSIAIVVMTDTSLENSFDWSMQTQSVILSSFFWGYIVLQIPAGEMAAKFGGMILVTTAIGVNALVSLAVPFAAYYGGWQMVCACRVVQGLAQGFVVPSIYNLIGKWTPMDEKSRTGAVINSGSQLGNAIQLLISGFIADAWGWPAIFYVNGAVGAVWVVLYIIVGSDSPQKSKWISPEERLYIQTSLGQVGEQKKLKTPWKAIWTSIPFISLIVLHCSQNWGYWTLMTEMPSYMKKVLDVDIKANGVMSALPYLAVYFLSFPFGYLSDYLPNKKYLSVTATRKLSNSIGFYGPAIALVGLSYVPAGNVTLAVVLLTIVVGLNVGHLTGLMLVHLDMAPNYVGTLLGITNGTANIISIIAPLVAGAVIHDETDPNEWRKVFYIASAVYIAGNTFYLIFGTSERQKWNEPPEDQIGEVSDKSADKVV is encoded by the exons ATGAGTGCTGAAGAAGTTGAAGTTAAAAAGCCCA AGGGCAAGTTCCCCACCCGCCATGTGCAGACGATGATGATGTTCTTCGCGCTGGTGATATGCTACGGCATGAGGGTCAACATGAGCATCGCTATAGTCGTCATGACGGACACATCTCTTGAGAAT TCTTTTGACTGGAGCATGCAGACTCAAAGCGTGATCCTGTCATCATTCTTCTGGGGCTACATCGTGCTGCAGATCCCGGCTGGTGAGATGGCTGCCAAGTTCGGAGGCATGATCCTCGTCACCACTGCTATCGGTGTCAACGCCCTGGTGTCACTCGCTGTACCATTCGCGGCTTATTAT GGTGGCTGGCAGATGGTGTGCGCGTGTCGCGTCGTTCAAGGCCTGGCGCAAGGGTTCGTGGTTCCTTCGATATACAACCTAATCGGCAAGTGGACTCCCATGGATGAGAAGAGTCGGACGGGTGCAGTGATTAATTCAG gatcTCAACTTGGCAATGCTATCCAGCTGTTGATATCGGGCTTCATAGCAGACGCCTGGGGCTGGCCAGCCATCTTCTACGTGAATGGGGCAGTGGGGGCTGTGTGGGTGGTGCTTTACATCATCGTGGGATCTGATTCTCCACAGAAATCGAAGTGGATCAGTCCAGAGGAACGTTTGTATATACAGACGTCTTTGGGACAGGTTGGGGAACAAAAG aaACTGAAGACTCCATGGAAAGCGATATGGACATCGATACCGTTCATATCCCTGATCGTGCTCCATTGCAGCCAGAACTGGGGCTACTGGACGCTCATGACGGAGATGCCTTCCTACATGAAGAAAGTGCTGGACGTGGACATTAAAGCG AATGGTGTGATGTCAGCGCTACCATACTTGGCTGTTTACTTCCTAAGTTTTCCGTTTGGTTACCTCTCTGATTACCTTCCCAACAAGAAATACCTCAGCGTGACTGCTACGAGGAAACTATCCAACTCTATAG GTTTCTACGGGCCTGCGATTGCTTTGGTGGGTCTGTCGTACGTGCCGGCTGGTAACGTGACCCTGGCAGTCGTACTCCTGACCATCGTGGTGGGGCTCAACGTCGGCCACCTCACTGGACTCATG CTGGTGCACTTGGACATGGCTCCTAACTATGTGGGCACACTGCTGGGCATCACCAATGGGACTGCCAACATCATATCCATCATAGCGCCTCTAGTGGCCGGAGCTGTTATACATGATGAG ACGGACCCCAACGAATGGCGCAAAGTTTTCTACATAGCATCTGCAGTATACATTGCGGGGAATACATTCTATCTCATTTTTGGCACAAGTGAAAGGCAGAAATGGAACGAGCCACCGGAGGATCAAATCG gTGAAGTATCTGACAAAAGTGCTGACAAAGTAGTTTGA
- the LOC118268994 gene encoding putative inorganic phosphate cotransporter, with protein sequence MVNMVDKQEIGEKESKSNFKVSGWGYRHQQCFILFCTLTVAYSMRACMGVSLVAMTKYGKTAANVSAALNPEEDENQFKPEGILNALMLIPPYPTFNWDKKTQDAVIASFFWGYMLLQIPGGQLAHRFGARYLLTGAMMINCVVSILLPLAAYYGGWISTAVCRVLQGLSQACIVPGIHTSLGKWAPLQERGRIAAFVYGGQALGTVFGLPMTGFISSSSLGWPGIFRFYGILSGIIGVLLFWLAADTPAQHKKISAAERKYIEDELGTGDEAKKMAVPWTKILSHKGVYAIIIAHFGTTWGQLVLYSEVPAYLDKIMGVNIKANGLLTALPFLVMWFTNFFFSWMTDMLIVKNILSPTNTRKFANSLGNVPAALGLIALAYAPKDMLIVESILVFTCAFKISAHLGFQINHIDISPNFAGTMMSLSNFTSNIGASIAPLIIGFILTDVNDVYLWRQVFFVAAGIYLVTNLIYVIFATAEKAEWNEPKDTQVNDEEGQPMMEKPKLEEA encoded by the exons ATGGTAAATATGGTGGATAAGCAAGAGATTGGAGAGAAAGAAtccaaaagtaattttaaag TTTCAGGATGGGGCTACAGACACCAGCAGTGTTTTATACTATTTTGCACTTTAACAGTAGCTTACAGTATGAGAGCCTGTATGGGTGTGTCTCTAGTAGCTATGACCAAATATGGGAAAACTGCAGCCAATGTAAGTGCTGCGTTGAATCCAGAAGAAGATGAGAACCAGTTCAAACCAGAAGGGATTCTGAATGCCTTGATGTTGATACCGCCT TACCCGACATTCAACTGGGACAAAAAGACACAAGATGCGGTGATAGCCTCGTTCTTCTGGGGCTACATGCTGCTGCAGATCCCTGGTGGTCAGCTGGCGCACAGGTTCGGAGCCAGGTACCTGCTGACTGGAGCCATGATGATCAACTGCGTGGTCTCCATACTGCTGCCGCTGGCTGCTTATTAT GGTGGTTGGATATCTACAGCAGTATGTAGAGTACTACAGGGTCTGAGTCAAGCCTGTATAGTACCAGGAATTCATACATCTCTAGGAAAATGGGCACCTCTTCAGGAAAGGGGGAGAATTGCTGCATTTGTTTATGGAG gccaagcgttaggtACAGTTTTTGGACTCCCAATGACAGGTTTTATATCTTCATCTAGTCTCGGCTGGCCTGGCATATTCAGGTTCTATGGAATACTCTCAGGAATTATTGGAGTCCTCCTGTTCTGGCTAGCCGCTGATACGCCAGCCCAACATAAGAAAATATCTGCAgctgaaagaaaatatattgaagATGAATTGGGAACTGGAGATGaagccaaa AAAATGGCAGTGCCTTGGACGAAAATTCTAAGTCACAAAGGAGTGTACGCCATCATCATTGCCCACTTTGGAACGACGTGGGGCCAGCTAGTTCTTTACTCAGAGGTTCCAGCTTATTTGGATAAAATCATGGGAGTTAACATAAAAGCG AATGGTTTGCTAACAGCTCTCCCGTTCTTAGTGATGTGGTTCACCAATTTCTTCTTCAGCTGGATGACAGATATGCTCATTGTCAAGAACATTCTTAGCCCTACCAATACAAGGAAGTTTGCTAATTCTTTAG gtAATGTACCAGCAGCTCTAGGATTAATAGCACTGGCGTATGCACCAAAAGACATGTTAATTGTGGAATCTATATTAGTTTTCACATGTGCTTTCAAAATATCTGCCCATTTAGGATTCCag ATTAACCACATCGATATATCTCCCAACTTCGCCGGCACTATGATGAGTCTCAGCAACTTTACTTCTAACATCGGAGCGTCCATCGCTCCTCTCATTATTGGATTCATACTAACTGATGTT AATGACGTATACCTGTGGCGGCAGGTGTTCTTCGTGGCGGCCGGGATATACCTCGTGACTAATCTCATCTACGTGATCTTTGCTACTGCTGAGAAGGCGGAGTGGAACGAACCGAAGGACACGCAAGTGAATGACGAGGAAGGACAACCAATGATGGAGAAGCCCAAGTTGGAAGAGGCTTAG